The Idiomarina loihiensis L2TR genomic sequence AGCTGAACCGATTTGTCGTAATAGTACAAACCTAAAACCCATTCGCTATCAATACCAAACAGGCTTTCGGGCTCGTCGGATACCCAGCGAACTTCGGCGGTTTTGTCGTCACGGTCGCGGAAGTACGCGTCAAAAGCTGAGTATTCCCAGCCCGGAGCGATACCTTCATAGGTCCAGTCTTCGTCGTAAGCGTAGCCGGTGTCTGCATCCAGGTAGTTAACAGACATTTCCAGACGGCTGTTGTCAAAACCCAGGTAACTGAGCTGCAAGCGCAATGCCTGACTTTCTAAGCGGTCAAAACCCGGTTCATCGGACAAAGTTTCGCGGGTGTTGTCGAGACTAAACGCATCGTAGCCATTGTCGACATCGTTATAATGCAGAACCGTTTGCAGCAGCCAGTCTTTACTGAGCTCGGTATCCAACTTGAAGCGCGCAGTGAGTTCGTCGCGCTGCTCCGTGTCATCACGCTCAAGGTAAGTGTTTTCAATGTAACCGTCTTGCTGAAACTGGCTGACCGAGAAGCGGGCGTTACCTAACAGCCCTAGGTTTCCGCCCATAGCAAGGCCGCCCATGGCTTCGGAATAGTTGCCTGCTGATAGCTGAAACTGGCCGTTAAAGTCGCTGCTCGGTGCGGTGCTGTCCAGCAACAATAAACCGGCCATAGCGTTCACGCCAAAACGTCCGCTTTGCGGACCGCGAAACACTTCCACGTGATCAATATCGAAAAGCGATGCGGCACTGCCTAATCCGCTGTAATCAATACCATCAATTATCAAACCGACCGAGGGCGTTACAGGATCAACAAACTGAGAGCGCTCGCCAATACCACGAATTTGAATAAACCGAGCCGTGGAAGTGCCACCAGAGAAATTCACGTTGGCCAAACTGTTCAGAGTGTCTTGTAAATGCTGTGAGTGACGCTGTTGCATCGCATCTTTATCAATAATAGAAACGCTGCTGGTGGTTTCATTTAAGGTGCGGCGGTGAAAGTCACCACTCACTTCAATAATTTCAATGTCTTTTGTATCTTGTGTGTCCTCTGCTGCAAAGGCAAAAGCGGGAACACTGGATAACGCCGCGGCAATGCTGGCTGCTAAGTATGAATTGATTATTTTCATGGATCATTTCCTCAAAACAAAGTCAGAAACGATCCGGTAAGGCTGTATTAGACGGGTTTTCTACCATCCCTACGCCAGTATTAACCGGATCAGGTTTTAAGGGTTCGCTAATGCATCTCAGCCGTTGCCGGCACCCCTTGGTAAAGCGGCGTCAGTATAACGCAGCTTGTTAGTTAAACAAATTTACTTTCAGTGCAATTAAATAAAGGACAGAGCGTCGCCGTAAAGGTTTTCTAACGGTACGTCTTTAGCGACAAAGTCGTCGCGAATAACGCGTATCATTTCAAAACGGCCAGCCATGTAAATTTCACACTCAGGCAGACTTTGCTCACGGGCCATA encodes the following:
- a CDS encoding TonB-dependent receptor, with the translated sequence MKIINSYLAASIAAALSSVPAFAFAAEDTQDTKDIEIIEVSGDFHRRTLNETTSSVSIIDKDAMQQRHSQHLQDTLNSLANVNFSGGTSTARFIQIRGIGERSQFVDPVTPSVGLIIDGIDYSGLGSAASLFDIDHVEVFRGPQSGRFGVNAMAGLLLLDSTAPSSDFNGQFQLSAGNYSEAMGGLAMGGNLGLLGNARFSVSQFQQDGYIENTYLERDDTEQRDELTARFKLDTELSKDWLLQTVLHYNDVDNGYDAFSLDNTRETLSDEPGFDRLESQALRLQLSYLGFDNSRLEMSVNYLDADTGYAYDEDWTYEGIAPGWEYSAFDAYFRDRDDKTAEVRWVSDEPESLFGIDSEWVLGLYYYDKSVQLTRDYFNWDLGQPSIFNSDYDSNHVAIYGELTQHWSDRVSTITGLRVERYDNDYLDSRGITAEPEDTMVGGNFSVRYQASDDSYLYATLARGYKAGGVNGEALGKAEDQGLEELENYLLDRSTFAPETLWSTEFGVKGSSADGRLTSRVSAFYHWRDDVQLKGWVNRDQSFVGYIENAAEGTGYGLEAEIRNQFTDWLAVFASASWLKTEIEGFVTEDGTDMTGREQAQAPNYQLNIGFEGWLGENFQWVIQADAKDEFYFSDSHNQKADSMAVLHLALNYHYQDWHFSLWGRNLTDEDYETRGFYFGNDPRKEYVPETYVQYGEPRRFGITVRKSF